The Chlamydiota bacterium genome has a segment encoding these proteins:
- a CDS encoding carbamoyl transferase: MNILGFSSFIDNSGAALVQDGKLVAAAEEEKFVRRRYTGEFPINAMQYCLEAGGIGIEDVEHVGFFFRPWVGIHTRLAQIVRALPDSLHYYGTRGNAWFNLMKAASHTRNVFRKMGRKPRFKFHYVNHHISHAASAFFVSPFDDAAILIVDGSGEIACTSFFKGEGNRIRKLDQIDFPHSMGYLYASMSHYLGFRPGKDEGKVMGLTSYGDPSVYGKEFDKIVILGDGGRVTLDLRYFDYPRNGVNPHDAGLNWVSEKFVNTFGPPRRSHDAIEKRHEDLSAALQAALEKAALHMSRHLHKATGSKNICIAGGVGLNSVMNGVILKDGLFQNIFIQPASGDNGTGLGAAFEIWHETLGNPRGFVMTDAYTGPSYTEAEMEEALRKFKQAYTRPADIAKECALLLADGKILGWFQGRLEFGPRALGNRSILVDPRRAEMKDILNHRVKHREPFRPFAPAILEERCGEYFDSAHPSPFMLLVYNVKPEKRSVIPAITHVDGTGRVQTVSRSQNPIYHRLIEAFDRITGVPVVLNTSFNDKGEPIVCTPGDALSFFVKSEIDFLAMGPFLVKNPATANA, translated from the coding sequence ATGAATATCCTCGGTTTTTCGAGCTTCATAGACAACTCGGGCGCCGCGCTCGTCCAGGACGGGAAGCTCGTCGCCGCCGCAGAGGAGGAGAAGTTCGTCCGGCGCCGCTACACCGGGGAGTTCCCGATCAACGCGATGCAGTACTGCCTCGAGGCGGGGGGGATCGGCATAGAGGACGTCGAGCACGTCGGCTTCTTCTTCAGGCCGTGGGTGGGGATCCACACGCGCCTCGCCCAGATCGTCCGCGCCCTGCCCGATTCTCTCCACTACTACGGGACGCGCGGGAACGCCTGGTTCAACCTGATGAAGGCGGCGTCGCACACGAGGAACGTCTTCCGGAAGATGGGCCGGAAGCCGCGCTTCAAGTTCCACTACGTCAACCACCATATCTCGCACGCGGCGAGCGCGTTCTTCGTCTCCCCGTTCGACGACGCGGCGATCCTCATCGTGGACGGAAGCGGCGAGATCGCGTGCACGAGCTTCTTCAAGGGCGAGGGGAACAGGATCCGCAAGCTCGACCAGATCGACTTCCCCCACTCCATGGGGTACCTGTACGCCTCCATGAGCCACTACCTCGGCTTCAGGCCGGGGAAGGACGAGGGGAAGGTGATGGGCCTCACCTCCTACGGAGATCCTTCCGTGTACGGGAAGGAGTTCGACAAAATCGTCATCCTCGGGGACGGGGGGCGCGTCACGCTCGACCTGCGCTACTTCGACTACCCGCGCAACGGCGTGAACCCGCACGACGCCGGGCTCAACTGGGTCTCGGAAAAGTTCGTCAACACCTTCGGCCCGCCGCGCCGCTCCCACGACGCGATCGAAAAGCGGCACGAAGATCTCTCCGCGGCGCTCCAGGCGGCGCTCGAGAAGGCGGCCCTGCACATGTCCCGCCACCTCCACAAGGCGACGGGATCGAAGAACATCTGCATCGCGGGCGGGGTGGGGCTGAACAGCGTCATGAACGGCGTGATACTCAAGGACGGGCTCTTTCAGAACATCTTCATCCAGCCCGCCTCAGGCGACAACGGCACCGGCCTCGGGGCGGCGTTCGAAATCTGGCACGAAACCCTCGGGAACCCGAGGGGGTTCGTGATGACGGACGCCTACACCGGTCCCTCCTACACGGAGGCCGAGATGGAGGAGGCGCTCCGCAAGTTTAAGCAGGCGTACACCCGCCCCGCCGACATCGCGAAGGAGTGCGCCCTCCTCCTCGCCGACGGGAAAATCCTCGGCTGGTTCCAGGGCCGCCTCGAGTTCGGCCCCCGCGCCCTCGGCAACCGGAGCATCCTCGTGGACCCGCGTCGCGCCGAGATGAAGGACATCCTCAACCACAGGGTGAAACACCGGGAGCCGTTCCGCCCGTTCGCGCCCGCGATCCTGGAGGAACGGTGCGGGGAGTACTTCGACAGCGCCCATCCCTCGCCGTTCATGCTGCTGGTCTATAACGTGAAGCCGGAGAAGCGAAGCGTCATCCCCGCGATCACCCACGTCGACGGCACCGGGCGCGTCCAGACGGTGAGCCGGTCGCAAAACCCGATCTACCACCGCCTCATCGAGGCGTTCGACAGGATCACCGGCGTCCCGGTCGTTTTGAACACCTCGTTCAACGACAAGGGGGAGCCGATCGTCTGCACCCCGGGCGACGCGTTGAGCTTCTTCGTGAAGTCGGAGATCGACTTCCTCGCCATGGGCCCGTTTTTGGTGAAGAACCCCGCGACCGCCAATGCCTGA
- a CDS encoding polysaccharide deacetylase family protein has product MPDGEHTRGRAPACIHVDLDSVGAMAASCGVDLERDPDPILQTSVGRFISLFDEYRVRATFFITGRDAARRSTAALVAALRAAGHEIANHSMSHRPDFTALPAREIEADIADSTKAVENASGEKCLGFRAPTYNVNGAILRILEGLGYGYDSSILPTFISPLYRALNRLTGRRSFPYGDPRHGAAPLAPYHPDEARVWRRGGMEITEVPISTMPFLRLPFHASYVFQLGMPVFRAGELLSRAAGTPLVYVFHARELADDGGEWMRLLPFRAIPLSRRTELYREILGTITRHYDVVETRALVRAAGAA; this is encoded by the coding sequence ATGCCTGACGGAGAGCACACCAGGGGAAGGGCGCCGGCCTGCATCCACGTCGACCTGGACAGCGTCGGGGCGATGGCGGCAAGCTGCGGCGTCGATCTGGAGAGGGATCCGGACCCGATCCTCCAGACGAGCGTCGGGCGATTCATCTCCCTCTTCGACGAGTACCGCGTCAGGGCGACGTTCTTCATCACCGGCCGGGACGCGGCGAGGAGGAGCACCGCGGCGCTCGTCGCCGCCCTGCGGGCGGCGGGGCACGAGATCGCGAACCACAGCATGTCCCACCGGCCGGATTTCACCGCGCTTCCCGCGCGAGAGATCGAAGCCGACATCGCCGACAGCACGAAGGCGGTGGAAAATGCCTCCGGGGAGAAGTGCCTCGGGTTCCGCGCACCCACCTACAACGTGAACGGCGCCATCCTGCGCATCCTGGAGGGACTCGGCTACGGATACGACTCCTCCATCCTCCCCACCTTCATCTCCCCGCTCTACCGGGCGTTGAACAGGCTCACCGGGAGGAGATCGTTCCCGTACGGGGATCCCCGGCACGGCGCCGCGCCGCTCGCCCCCTATCACCCGGACGAGGCGCGCGTCTGGCGGAGGGGAGGGATGGAAATCACGGAGGTGCCGATCAGCACCATGCCGTTCCTCCGGCTCCCGTTCCACGCGAGCTACGTCTTCCAGCTCGGGATGCCGGTCTTCAGGGCGGGGGAGCTCCTCTCCCGCGCCGCGGGGACGCCGCTCGTCTACGTCTTCCACGCGCGCGAGCTGGCGGACGACGGGGGGGAGTGGATGCGCCTGCTGCCGTTCAGGGCGATCCCGCTCAGCAGGAGGACCGAGCTCTACCGGGAGATCCTCGGAACGATCACGCGGCACTACGACGTGGTGGAGACGCGCGCGCTCGTCCGCGCGGCGGGGGCGGCGTGA